AAGTAAGTCTTCATATGGCCTTTGTCGAGGCCAGACAGCAACGCCATGAATTCATCACGGTGGAACACCTGCTGCTCGCTCTGCTCGACAACCCATCGGCTGCAGAAATTTTGAAGGCTTGTGCTGCCAACGTTGACGATTTGCGCAAGGCACTCACCCAGTTCATTGCGGACAACACGCCCGTCATTCAGGGCCCAGAGGATGTGGATACCCAGCCCACGCTGGGTTTTCAGCGGGTGATCCAGCGGGCGATCATGCATGTGCAGTCCACCTCTAACGGTAAAAAAGAGGTAACTGGCGCCAATGTGCTGGTGGCGATTTTTGGTGAAAAGGATTCCCACGCAGTGTATTTCTTGCACCAGCAGGGCATCACGCGTTTAGATGTAGTGAACTTCATTGCCCATGGCATCACCAAGGCGCCACAGAGCGGTACCGAAGAGCCTGTGTCCAGTGAGCAGGCCGAGTCGGCCGCAGCCGCCAGTAGCCAGCCGCAGCAGCCCACGGCCTTGGATCAGTACACCACCAACATCAATGAGTTGGCGAAAAAGGGAAAGATCGATCCGCTGATTGGCCGCGAATACGAAGTCGAGCGCGTGATTCAGGTGCTCTGCCGTCGCCGCAAAAACAATCCGCTGTTGGTGGGCGAGGCCGGTGTTGGCAAGACCGCCATTGCAGAGGGCCTGGCGCGCCGCATTATCGACAAAGAAGTGCCCGATATTTTGGATCAGGCCACGGTCTATTCGCTGGACATGGGGGCCTTGCTGGCTGGCACCAAATACCGTGGCGACTTTGAACAGCGCTTAAAGGCGGTGTTAAAGCAGTTGAAGGCCGACCCCAATGCAGTCTTGTTTATCGACGAGATTCACACCCTGATTGGTGCAGGTTCGGCTTCAGGCGGCACGCTGGACGCATCGAATTTGTTAAAGCCTGCGCTCTCCTCGGGTGCGCTGCGCTGCATTGGCGCCACCACCTACAACGAGTACCGTGGCATTTTTGAAAAAGACCATGCGCTCTCTCGCCGCTTCCAAAAAATTGATGTGGTGGAGCCTAGCGTTGAGCAGACCGTGCAGATTCTCAAGGGCCTGAAGTCACGCTTTGAAGAGCACCATGGCGTGAAGTATTCTGCCGCTGCCTTATCCACGGCGGCAGAGTTGTCAGCCAAGTACATCAACGACCGTCACCTACCAGACAAGGCCATTGATGTGATCGATGAAGCGGGTGCCGCCCAACGCATCCTGCCCAAGAGCAAACAAAAACGCACCATTGGCAAGACCGAGATTGAAGAGATTGTTTCTAAGATTGCGCGCATTCCGCCGGCTACCGTCAATACCGATGATCGTGCGGT
The nucleotide sequence above comes from beta proteobacterium MWH-UniP1. Encoded proteins:
- the clpA gene encoding ATP-dependent Clp protease ATP-binding subunit ClpA → MISQELEVSLHMAFVEARQQRHEFITVEHLLLALLDNPSAAEILKACAANVDDLRKALTQFIADNTPVIQGPEDVDTQPTLGFQRVIQRAIMHVQSTSNGKKEVTGANVLVAIFGEKDSHAVYFLHQQGITRLDVVNFIAHGITKAPQSGTEEPVSSEQAESAAAASSQPQQPTALDQYTTNINELAKKGKIDPLIGREYEVERVIQVLCRRRKNNPLLVGEAGVGKTAIAEGLARRIIDKEVPDILDQATVYSLDMGALLAGTKYRGDFEQRLKAVLKQLKADPNAVLFIDEIHTLIGAGSASGGTLDASNLLKPALSSGALRCIGATTYNEYRGIFEKDHALSRRFQKIDVVEPSVEQTVQILKGLKSRFEEHHGVKYSAAALSTAAELSAKYINDRHLPDKAIDVIDEAGAAQRILPKSKQKRTIGKTEIEEIVSKIARIPPATVNTDDRAVLARLDLNLKSVVFGQDPAIEALAAAIKMSRSGLGKIDKPIGSFLFSGPTGVGKTEVAKQLAYVLGIELIRFDMSEYMERHAVSRLIGAPPGYVGFDQGGLLTEAITKKPHSVLLLDEIEKAHPDIFNVLLQVMDHGTLTDNNGRKADFRNVIIIMTTNAGAETLNKRTIGFSNAREAGDEMADIKRMFTPEFRNRLDAIVSFKALDTDVIKRVVDKFLIGLEQQLQEKKVEVSFSEELRDFLARKGFDPQMGARPMQRLIQGTIRKALADELLFGRLVSGGRVHIGMDPDKEDQVLLEFPKDDTPPPSSEGRRKDNPELVV